One window of the Thermasporomyces composti genome contains the following:
- the ruvX gene encoding Holliday junction resolvase RuvX, with translation MRGGVRLAVDVGEVRIGVARSDPSGTLAVPLETIRRGPGDLDRIAALAAESEAVEVVVGLPVSLSGKEGPAASKVRAFASDLARRLSPLPVRLVDERLSTVGAHQAFRARGLSTRQTRGRVDQAAAAIILQSALDAERSTGAPPGAVVSAPEAGERKRTGNGKDRQ, from the coding sequence ATGCGTGGTGGCGTCCGGCTGGCTGTCGACGTCGGGGAGGTCCGCATCGGGGTGGCCCGGTCCGATCCCTCCGGCACCCTGGCGGTCCCCCTCGAGACGATCCGGCGGGGCCCCGGCGACCTCGACCGAATCGCCGCGCTCGCCGCGGAATCGGAGGCGGTCGAGGTCGTCGTCGGCCTTCCGGTGTCGTTGTCAGGGAAGGAAGGGCCCGCCGCCAGCAAGGTGCGAGCGTTCGCCTCGGATCTCGCCCGTCGCCTCAGCCCTTTGCCGGTGCGGCTCGTCGATGAGCGGCTGTCGACCGTGGGCGCCCACCAGGCCTTTCGGGCCCGAGGGCTCTCGACGCGTCAGACACGTGGGCGCGTCGACCAGGCGGCCGCTGCCATCATCCTCCAGAGCGCCCTTGACGCCGAGCGTTCGACAGGTGCACCACCAGGCGCCGTCGTCTCCGCGCCGGAGGCGGGCGAGCGGAAGCGGACTGGGAACGGGAAGGACCGTCAGTGA
- the mltG gene encoding endolytic transglycosylase MltG, translated as MSQLGFRTSGRVHHRRWTSCLAVLIAMAVLGGAVGFATIKGKEYLAQAFTVPDYSGPGEGTVVVQVTRGQSNRDIAVTLEEKGVVKSAEAFTRAARQDSRALGIQPGFYRLRARMSAKEALELMLDPTSRISDRVTIPEGRRLTQVVEILSKKTNIPEAEFLAALKDPESLGLPPYAKGKPEGVLFPATYDFDPGTTATSLLQAMARAHIEVAEELDLVRKAKEMGRTPLEIVTVASLVEAEARRPEDFGKIARVIYNRLEAGKKLQLDSTVHYAVNQYGRITTTQEQRANPSPYNTYVHEGLPPGPINAPGKAALKAALDPTPGDWMYFVTVNPDTGETKFAKTLAEHEEYVRKFQAWCRANKGRC; from the coding sequence GTGAGTCAGCTCGGGTTCCGTACCTCGGGTCGTGTACACCACCGCCGGTGGACTAGCTGCCTGGCGGTCCTGATCGCGATGGCGGTGCTGGGCGGCGCCGTGGGGTTCGCCACGATCAAGGGAAAGGAGTACCTCGCCCAGGCGTTCACCGTTCCGGACTACTCCGGACCGGGCGAGGGCACCGTGGTGGTGCAGGTGACGCGTGGGCAGAGCAACCGCGACATCGCGGTCACGCTCGAGGAGAAGGGCGTCGTCAAGAGCGCGGAGGCTTTCACCCGGGCGGCCCGTCAAGACAGTCGAGCGCTCGGCATTCAGCCAGGGTTCTACCGGCTCCGCGCGCGGATGAGTGCCAAGGAGGCGCTCGAGCTGATGCTCGACCCCACCAGTCGGATCTCCGATCGGGTGACGATCCCCGAGGGGCGCCGGCTGACCCAGGTGGTGGAGATCCTCAGCAAGAAGACCAACATCCCGGAGGCAGAGTTCCTCGCGGCGCTCAAGGATCCGGAGTCGCTGGGCCTTCCGCCGTACGCCAAGGGCAAGCCGGAGGGCGTGCTCTTCCCGGCCACCTATGACTTCGACCCCGGTACGACGGCGACCTCGCTGCTGCAAGCCATGGCGCGGGCGCACATCGAGGTGGCCGAGGAGCTCGACTTGGTCCGGAAGGCCAAGGAGATGGGGCGGACGCCGCTCGAGATCGTCACGGTGGCGAGCCTGGTCGAGGCCGAGGCGCGGCGTCCGGAGGACTTCGGCAAGATCGCTCGGGTGATCTACAACCGCCTGGAGGCGGGGAAGAAGCTCCAGTTGGACTCCACCGTCCACTACGCCGTCAACCAGTACGGACGGATCACCACGACCCAAGAGCAGCGGGCGAACCCGTCCCCGTACAACACCTACGTCCACGAAGGGCTGCCGCCGGGGCCGATCAACGCGCCGGGGAAGGCCGCGCTCAAGGCCGCCCTGGATCCCACGCCCGGGGACTGGATGTACTTCGTGACGGTCAACCCGGACACGGGTGAGACCAAGTTCGCCAAGACCTTGGCCGAGCACGAGGAGTACGTCCGAAAGTTCCAGGCCTGGTGCCGGGCCAACAAGGGACGTTGCTGA
- a CDS encoding shikimate dehydrogenase, translating to MGSPWGTGRRCAVLGSPIAHSLSPTLHQAAYARLGLDWRYDAFEVDEGGLPGFLDSLDPSWRGLSLTMPLKRVVIPLCDEVSELARRVGAVNTLLLDEGRRVGANTDVPGLVAALRERGVAAATSALLLGVGATACSAMAAFAELGIARVHAVARDPARAGELCALAADVGIEVSVVPWAEATEVPSVDLAVSTVPEAAAATLADVVAERADVVFDVLYHPWPTRLVVAAKAADRAVVGGLDLLVHQAAAQVELMTGCAPAPVAEMRAAGEAALEARGPTRGVVAGD from the coding sequence ATGGGCAGTCCTTGGGGGACCGGGCGTCGCTGCGCTGTGCTGGGCTCACCGATCGCCCACTCCCTCTCGCCGACGCTCCACCAGGCCGCCTACGCCCGGCTCGGGCTCGACTGGCGCTACGACGCCTTCGAGGTTGACGAGGGTGGGCTGCCCGGCTTCCTCGACTCGTTGGACCCGAGCTGGCGTGGGCTCTCGCTCACCATGCCGCTGAAGCGGGTGGTGATCCCGCTGTGTGACGAGGTCTCGGAGCTGGCGAGGCGCGTCGGCGCGGTCAACACGCTGCTCCTCGACGAGGGTCGGCGGGTCGGTGCCAACACCGACGTCCCTGGGCTCGTGGCAGCGCTGCGGGAGCGAGGGGTGGCGGCCGCGACGAGCGCGCTCCTGCTCGGCGTGGGGGCGACCGCCTGCTCGGCGATGGCCGCGTTCGCCGAGTTGGGGATTGCCAGGGTTCACGCGGTTGCGCGGGATCCGGCCAGGGCAGGTGAGCTGTGTGCCCTGGCCGCCGATGTCGGTATCGAGGTGTCCGTGGTGCCGTGGGCGGAGGCGACCGAGGTCCCCAGCGTGGACCTCGCCGTCTCGACCGTTCCCGAGGCCGCCGCGGCGACGCTCGCTGATGTCGTGGCGGAGCGGGCCGACGTGGTGTTCGACGTGCTCTATCACCCGTGGCCGACCCGCCTGGTGGTGGCCGCGAAGGCCGCGGACCGAGCGGTCGTGGGGGGCCTTGACCTGCTCGTCCACCAGGCCGCTGCGCAGGTGGAGTTGATGACGGGATGCGCGCCGGCACCAGTCGCCGAGATGCGGGCTGCCGGTGAGGCCGCGTTGGAGGCCAGGGGCCCGACCCGGGGGGTTGTCGCCGGCGACTGA
- a CDS encoding FAD-binding oxidoreductase: protein MTGGRVGRRALLGAAALAGASGLVGCGTRSGLWPGDGGTSAPTPLSTPTPGDWNALAESIAGKLLRPGDAGYDEAHQLYDPAFDGTEPAAVAQCKRPADVAAVLEFAQRFGLPVTSRSGGHSYVGASTNQGGIVIDVRPINSITWTSSDVAMVGAGANLQRVYSVLAERNRLIPAGSCPSVGVAGLTLGGGFGLGTRAFGLTCDVVEQVQIVTADGKVRIANETENPDLFWACRGGGGGTFGVVTAFWFRTVPSPFIGTFRAAWDWPHVATVIEGWQRFLKNSSDEVWTDLFLEADPNGDQSVHVFGLDITNDPEPQLTRLLNAVGVDPVSQSMAKDETIGPSGSDARTVFYAGSDVLGGPIPSSGLDGVIAAMNKAAASRLAATALFDSLGGAVSRIAVDATAFPWRKAFVSIQWYAEPGRATPRAARDWIAVGHRAVAPWSVGAYVNYLEAIRTNGRIYFGPNLDRLREVKATYDPNDVFVPPYSL, encoded by the coding sequence ATGACGGGGGGACGCGTAGGTCGTCGTGCCTTGTTGGGCGCCGCGGCGCTCGCGGGTGCGAGCGGTCTCGTGGGTTGCGGGACGCGGAGTGGTCTCTGGCCTGGTGACGGGGGCACCTCCGCGCCGACGCCGTTGTCGACGCCGACGCCGGGGGACTGGAACGCGCTCGCGGAGTCCATCGCCGGCAAGCTCCTGCGGCCAGGGGATGCCGGCTACGACGAGGCGCACCAGCTCTACGACCCGGCCTTCGACGGGACCGAACCGGCGGCGGTGGCGCAGTGCAAACGACCAGCCGACGTCGCGGCGGTGCTGGAGTTCGCCCAACGCTTCGGCTTGCCGGTGACCTCCCGTTCCGGCGGCCACTCCTACGTGGGTGCGTCGACCAACCAGGGTGGCATCGTGATCGACGTCCGTCCGATCAACTCGATCACCTGGACCTCCAGCGACGTGGCGATGGTGGGCGCGGGGGCGAACCTGCAGAGGGTCTACTCGGTGCTGGCCGAGCGGAACCGGCTCATTCCGGCGGGCTCCTGTCCGTCCGTGGGGGTCGCCGGTCTCACCCTCGGCGGCGGCTTCGGCCTGGGGACCCGTGCCTTCGGGCTCACCTGCGACGTGGTCGAGCAGGTGCAGATCGTCACCGCGGACGGGAAGGTCAGGATCGCCAACGAGACCGAGAATCCCGACCTGTTCTGGGCATGCCGCGGCGGCGGAGGAGGCACGTTCGGCGTCGTGACCGCGTTCTGGTTCCGCACCGTGCCCTCTCCCTTCATCGGCACGTTCCGCGCCGCCTGGGACTGGCCGCACGTCGCGACGGTCATCGAGGGCTGGCAGCGGTTCCTCAAGAACTCGTCGGACGAGGTGTGGACCGACCTCTTCCTCGAAGCCGACCCCAACGGCGACCAGTCGGTGCACGTCTTCGGGTTGGACATCACCAACGACCCCGAGCCCCAGCTGACCCGGCTGCTGAACGCGGTGGGCGTCGACCCGGTGTCCCAGAGCATGGCGAAGGACGAGACCATCGGGCCGTCCGGCAGCGACGCCCGAACCGTCTTCTACGCCGGGAGTGACGTCTTGGGCGGACCGATCCCGAGCTCCGGCCTCGACGGGGTCATCGCGGCGATGAACAAGGCCGCTGCGTCCAGGCTCGCGGCGACCGCGCTCTTCGACTCGTTGGGGGGCGCCGTCTCCAGGATCGCCGTCGACGCCACGGCGTTCCCCTGGCGGAAGGCGTTCGTGTCGATCCAGTGGTACGCCGAGCCCGGTCGCGCGACGCCTCGGGCCGCCCGGGACTGGATCGCCGTCGGGCACCGTGCCGTGGCCCCGTGGTCGGTCGGCGCGTACGTGAACTACCTGGAGGCCATCCGCACGAACGGTCGGATCTACTTCGGCCCGAACCTGGACCGGCTGCGCGAGGTGAAGGCGACGTACGACCCGAACGACGTCTTCGTGCCGCCGTACTCGTTGTGA
- a CDS encoding prepilin peptidase has translation MTVSDVALVVGCGLLGVLAGAVIPPWVARLPEPPMVDGETKVPYAELARRPGLAVAGAALLAPCFGLLAWRLGTDAALPAVLYVATVGVLVGYVDLRVRLLPNAVVLPSYGVVIALLTVAAAWSDAWGSLLRALVGGIALWGFLAFLGVLAPSGMGFGDVKLGGVLGLTLGWFGLGHVVVGILVAFVLGGLVSLGMILTRRATRTTAIPFGPFLVLGFVVAVLGGDLLVDWYLGG, from the coding sequence GTGACGGTCTCCGACGTGGCGCTCGTGGTCGGCTGCGGTCTGCTCGGAGTACTCGCGGGGGCGGTCATCCCACCATGGGTGGCTCGGCTTCCCGAGCCACCCATGGTGGACGGCGAGACCAAGGTCCCCTACGCCGAGCTCGCCCGGCGACCCGGGCTCGCGGTGGCAGGGGCGGCGCTCCTGGCCCCCTGTTTCGGCCTCCTGGCCTGGCGGCTGGGCACTGACGCGGCGTTGCCCGCCGTGCTCTACGTCGCCACGGTGGGTGTCCTCGTCGGCTACGTCGACCTGCGCGTGCGACTGCTGCCGAATGCCGTCGTGCTGCCGTCGTACGGGGTCGTGATCGCCCTCCTCACCGTGGCCGCCGCGTGGTCGGACGCGTGGGGCAGTCTGCTCCGGGCGCTGGTCGGCGGCATCGCCTTGTGGGGCTTCCTGGCCTTTCTCGGCGTCCTGGCGCCCTCCGGCATGGGGTTCGGGGACGTCAAGCTGGGTGGCGTCCTCGGGCTCACCTTGGGATGGTTCGGCCTGGGCCACGTCGTGGTGGGGATCTTGGTGGCGTTCGTGTTGGGCGGCCTGGTGAGCCTCGGGATGATCCTGACCCGTCGCGCCACCCGGACGACGGCCATCCCATTCGGCCCGTTCCTCGTGCTTGGGTTCGTCGTGGCCGTGTTGGGAGGAGACCTCCTGGTCGACTGGTACCTCGGCGGGTGA
- the aroC gene encoding chorismate synthase, which yields MLRWLTAGESHGPALVAILEGLPAGVRVTSEDVARMLARRRLGYGRGGRMSFERDEVEIIGGIRHGVTLGSPVAIRIGNTEWPKWQQVMAADPVDPAALEGLARNAPLTRPRPGHADLAGMQKYGFDEARPILERASARETAARVALGAVAIAFLRQAYDITIASHVVELGSVRLAPGRMPSSVDDLERIDADPMRCVDPETSRAMVAEVDTARKEGDTLGGVVEVVAWGVPPGLGSHVHWDRRLDARLAAALMGIQAIKGVEIGDGFELARTRGSAAHDEIVPTPDGIRRASGRSGGTEGGISTGELLRVRAAMKPISTVPRALRTVDVATGEPARAHHQRSDVCAVPAAGVVAEAMVALVLADAALEKFGGDSLEETQRNARAYLENLRIR from the coding sequence ATGCTCCGCTGGTTGACGGCGGGGGAGTCCCACGGCCCCGCCCTCGTTGCGATTCTGGAAGGACTGCCCGCCGGTGTTCGCGTGACCTCGGAGGACGTGGCCCGGATGCTGGCCCGCCGCCGCCTCGGATACGGGCGCGGCGGCCGGATGTCCTTCGAACGCGACGAGGTGGAGATCATCGGCGGAATCCGGCACGGCGTCACCCTCGGCAGCCCGGTCGCGATCAGGATCGGCAACACCGAGTGGCCGAAGTGGCAGCAGGTGATGGCGGCCGACCCGGTCGACCCGGCCGCGCTGGAAGGACTCGCCCGCAACGCCCCCTTGACGCGGCCTCGACCTGGCCACGCCGACCTGGCCGGCATGCAGAAGTACGGGTTCGACGAGGCACGGCCGATCCTGGAGCGGGCCAGTGCTCGGGAGACGGCGGCCAGGGTGGCGCTCGGGGCGGTCGCGATCGCCTTCCTCCGGCAGGCCTACGACATCACCATCGCCAGCCACGTCGTCGAGCTGGGGAGTGTTCGACTCGCGCCGGGGCGGATGCCGTCGTCCGTCGACGATCTCGAGCGGATCGACGCTGACCCCATGCGATGCGTGGACCCCGAGACGAGCCGAGCGATGGTCGCCGAGGTCGACACCGCGCGCAAGGAAGGTGACACCCTCGGTGGGGTCGTCGAAGTCGTCGCCTGGGGCGTCCCGCCTGGCCTGGGGAGCCACGTGCACTGGGACCGCAGGCTCGACGCTCGGCTGGCCGCGGCCCTCATGGGCATCCAGGCCATCAAGGGCGTGGAGATCGGAGACGGCTTCGAGCTCGCCCGCACGCGAGGCTCCGCCGCGCACGACGAGATCGTCCCCACGCCGGACGGCATTCGGCGGGCCTCCGGTCGCTCCGGTGGCACCGAGGGCGGGATCAGCACAGGCGAGCTCCTGCGGGTTCGGGCGGCGATGAAGCCGATCTCGACCGTCCCGCGCGCCCTGCGGACCGTCGACGTCGCCACTGGTGAGCCAGCCCGGGCGCACCACCAGCGGTCGGACGTGTGCGCGGTGCCCGCCGCCGGCGTGGTGGCCGAGGCCATGGTGGCCCTCGTCCTGGCCGACGCGGCCTTGGAGAAGTTCGGGGGTGACTCGCTCGAGGAGACCCAGCGCAATGCCCGGGCCTACCTGGAGAACCTGAGGATTCGCTGA
- a CDS encoding shikimate kinase, with product MAPVVVFVGPPGSGKTTVGRLVAERLGVSFRDTDADVEATAGKSISDIFVDDGEPHFRALERDAVKIALADHDGVLALGGGAILDDRTRADLRDHRVVFLDTSLSDAAKRVGLDTSRPLLLGNVRGQLKRLLEERRPLYLEVATVTVTTDGRQPSEIADEVLRAVTT from the coding sequence ATGGCGCCAGTCGTGGTATTCGTCGGCCCACCTGGATCGGGCAAGACCACCGTGGGGCGACTGGTCGCGGAGCGCCTGGGGGTGAGCTTCCGCGACACTGACGCTGACGTGGAGGCGACGGCGGGGAAGTCGATCTCCGACATCTTCGTCGACGACGGGGAGCCGCACTTCCGTGCGCTCGAGCGGGACGCGGTCAAGATCGCGCTCGCCGACCACGACGGGGTGTTGGCCCTCGGCGGTGGGGCGATCCTCGACGACCGGACGCGGGCGGACCTGCGGGACCACCGGGTCGTCTTCCTCGACACGTCACTGTCGGACGCGGCGAAACGGGTCGGGCTGGACACGTCGCGGCCGCTGCTGCTGGGCAACGTCCGGGGACAGCTCAAGCGGCTCCTGGAGGAGCGTCGCCCGCTGTACCTGGAGGTCGCCACGGTGACGGTCACGACTGACGGCCGGCAGCCGTCGGAGATCGCCGACGAGGTCCTGCGGGCCGTCACGACGTGA
- the aroB gene encoding 3-dehydroquinate synthase, with the protein MQGTDSSAPTRIRVATARPYDVVVGTGVLTELPALLDAGTRRVAVIHPQTVGSTAEAIRADLAARGLDARLLTVPDAEAAKTVEVASRCWSALGQWGFTRSDAVVGVGGGATTDLAGFVAATWLRGVQVIQVPTTLAGMVDAAVGGKTAINTAEGKNLVGAFHEPAGVLCDLATLATLAEDDYVSGLAEVVKCGFIADPELLDMIEADPTAARKPDGPLTASMVERSVRVKAAVVADDLTESVGSSGVLGREVLNYGHTFGHAVERAEHYRWRHGAAVSVGLVYVAELARLAGRLDAETADRHRRILAALGLPTSYRGDWATLLAAMRVDKKARGDRVRFVVLDGLAKPAILDAPDPALMRAAYEALG; encoded by the coding sequence ATGCAGGGCACGGACTCGAGCGCGCCAACCCGGATTCGGGTCGCGACCGCGCGGCCGTACGACGTGGTTGTCGGGACAGGGGTGCTCACCGAGCTCCCGGCCTTGCTCGATGCGGGCACGCGCCGGGTCGCGGTGATCCATCCGCAGACGGTCGGCAGCACGGCCGAGGCCATCCGAGCCGACCTCGCCGCTCGTGGCTTGGACGCCCGCTTGTTGACGGTGCCGGACGCTGAAGCGGCGAAGACCGTCGAGGTCGCGTCCCGATGCTGGTCCGCGCTGGGCCAGTGGGGCTTCACCCGCTCCGACGCGGTCGTCGGCGTCGGGGGTGGAGCGACCACGGACTTGGCGGGGTTCGTCGCCGCGACCTGGTTGCGCGGCGTCCAGGTCATCCAGGTGCCGACCACGCTCGCCGGGATGGTGGACGCGGCGGTCGGCGGCAAGACGGCCATCAACACCGCCGAGGGCAAGAACCTCGTGGGCGCGTTCCACGAGCCGGCGGGTGTGCTGTGCGACCTGGCGACCTTGGCCACGCTGGCCGAGGACGACTACGTCAGTGGGCTCGCGGAGGTCGTCAAGTGCGGGTTCATCGCCGATCCCGAGCTCCTCGACATGATCGAGGCGGATCCGACGGCGGCCCGCAAGCCGGACGGTCCGCTCACCGCCTCGATGGTCGAGCGCTCCGTCCGGGTGAAGGCGGCGGTGGTCGCGGACGATCTCACCGAGAGCGTCGGATCGAGCGGGGTCCTGGGCCGGGAGGTCCTCAACTACGGTCACACCTTTGGCCACGCCGTCGAACGCGCCGAGCACTACCGGTGGCGCCACGGTGCCGCGGTGTCCGTCGGCCTGGTCTACGTTGCCGAGCTCGCCCGGCTGGCGGGCCGGCTCGACGCCGAGACAGCCGATCGCCACCGCCGGATCCTCGCGGCGCTGGGGCTTCCGACGTCGTATCGGGGAGACTGGGCCACTCTGCTCGCCGCGATGCGGGTCGACAAGAAGGCACGAGGGGACCGGGTGCGCTTCGTCGTTCTCGACGGCCTCGCCAAGCCGGCGATCTTGGACGCTCCCGATCCCGCGTTGATGCGCGCGGCGTACGAAGCGCTCGGCTGA
- a CDS encoding Prokaryotic metallothionein, whose product MAVCEVCGNDYWGAFEVRTASGATHTFDSFECAITSMAPICEHCNCRIIGHGVEVEGRFFCCAHCARSSGVARGEEIRDTVGAHPR is encoded by the coding sequence ATGGCGGTCTGCGAGGTCTGCGGCAATGACTACTGGGGGGCGTTCGAGGTGCGCACCGCCAGCGGTGCGACGCACACGTTTGACTCCTTCGAGTGTGCGATCACCTCGATGGCGCCGATCTGCGAACACTGCAACTGCCGCATCATCGGTCACGGAGTCGAGGTGGAAGGGCGCTTCTTCTGCTGCGCGCACTGCGCCCGCTCGTCTGGAGTGGCACGCGGCGAGGAGATCCGCGACACCGTCGGTGCGCACCCTAGGTGA
- a CDS encoding M24 family metallopeptidase yields MPEIHVTRRDRLRALLAARDVPAALISRLVNVRYLSGFSGSNAALLVTAEGDAVLATDGRYADQASAECPDVERLIDRRLLSVLVRRARERGIRRLGVETHALTVDALAAIRSDHPDLETPSLNRAVEGLRVEKDDTELDLIRTACAMSCRALEGLLGGRLLGRTEREIARDLEARMYAEGAEGIAFPTIVAAGEHAAIPHHQPTERPVAAGDFLTIDFGARHAGYHADCTRTFVVGAPPAEWQREIYDIVREAQRAGREALAPGVELRDVDAAARTVIANSGFAERFPHGLGHGVGLEIHEDPFFGPTSDGKLGDRAPVTVEPGIYLSGRGGVRIEDTLIVRDGGVELLTPTTKELLVVD; encoded by the coding sequence ATGCCCGAGATCCACGTGACTCGCCGCGACCGACTCCGTGCCCTGCTCGCGGCCCGAGACGTCCCCGCGGCGCTCATCAGCCGCCTGGTCAACGTCCGCTACTTGTCCGGTTTCTCCGGGTCCAATGCCGCCCTCCTGGTGACCGCGGAAGGCGATGCGGTCCTCGCCACCGACGGGCGCTACGCCGACCAGGCCTCCGCCGAGTGTCCCGACGTGGAGCGACTCATCGACCGACGACTGCTGTCGGTTCTGGTGCGCCGGGCGAGGGAACGCGGGATCCGACGGCTGGGCGTCGAGACCCACGCCCTCACCGTCGACGCGCTCGCGGCGATCCGCTCCGACCACCCCGACCTCGAGACACCTTCGCTGAACCGCGCGGTCGAGGGCTTGCGCGTGGAGAAGGACGACACCGAACTGGACCTGATCCGGACGGCTTGCGCGATGTCGTGCCGGGCCTTGGAGGGGTTGCTGGGCGGCCGGTTGCTCGGCCGGACGGAGCGTGAGATCGCCCGAGACCTCGAGGCGCGGATGTACGCCGAAGGGGCGGAGGGGATCGCTTTCCCGACCATCGTCGCGGCCGGGGAGCATGCCGCCATTCCGCACCACCAGCCCACGGAGAGGCCCGTCGCCGCGGGTGACTTCCTCACCATCGACTTCGGCGCTCGCCACGCTGGCTACCACGCCGACTGCACACGGACGTTCGTCGTCGGCGCCCCGCCCGCGGAGTGGCAGCGAGAGATCTACGACATCGTGCGCGAGGCCCAGCGAGCCGGACGGGAGGCCCTCGCACCCGGCGTCGAGCTGAGGGACGTCGACGCCGCCGCCAGGACGGTCATCGCGAACTCCGGGTTCGCCGAGCGGTTCCCGCACGGACTCGGCCATGGCGTGGGGCTTGAGATCCACGAGGACCCGTTCTTCGGCCCGACCAGCGACGGTAAACTAGGCGATCGCGCCCCTGTCACCGTCGAGCCCGGGATCTACCTCTCCGGACGAGGCGGGGTCCGGATCGAGGACACCCTGATCGTTCGCGACGGCGGGGTGGAGTTGCTTACCCCCACCACCAAGGAGCTCCTTGTCGTCGACTGA
- the efp gene encoding elongation factor P, translating into MATTNDLKNGMVLNLDGQLWSVVWFQHHKPGKGGAVVRTKLKNVLSGKVVDKTFNADVKVDVATVDRRQMTYLYNDGQSYVFMDATTYDQLPVPPEVVGDAANFMLENQEVTVAMHEGTPLYVELPASVELTIEYTEPGLQGDRSTSGTKPARLETGYEIQVPLFITTGEKVKVDTRTGEYLGRV; encoded by the coding sequence GTGGCGACCACGAACGACCTCAAGAACGGCATGGTGCTCAATCTGGACGGGCAGCTCTGGAGCGTCGTGTGGTTCCAGCACCACAAGCCCGGCAAGGGTGGCGCCGTCGTCCGCACCAAGCTGAAGAACGTCCTGTCGGGCAAGGTGGTCGACAAGACCTTCAACGCCGACGTCAAGGTCGACGTCGCGACCGTCGACCGGCGCCAGATGACGTACCTGTACAACGACGGTCAGTCCTACGTCTTCATGGACGCCACCACCTACGACCAGCTGCCCGTGCCGCCTGAGGTGGTGGGCGACGCGGCGAACTTCATGCTGGAGAACCAAGAGGTGACGGTGGCCATGCACGAGGGGACGCCGCTGTACGTCGAGCTGCCGGCGTCGGTGGAGCTGACCATCGAGTACACCGAGCCCGGCCTGCAAGGTGACCGCTCGACCAGCGGTACCAAGCCGGCGCGCCTGGAGACCGGCTACGAGATCCAGGTGCCGCTGTTCATCACGACGGGCGAGAAGGTCAAGGTCGACACGCGTACTGGCGAGTACCTCGGGCGGGTGTAG
- the nusB gene encoding transcription antitermination factor NusB, translated as MPARSKARKRALDILYESELRGRPRLTTLAERVAAADPPVNPYTVRLVEGVEEHAERIDELLDTYSQGWSLERMAPVDRNILRIGAFELLYADDVPDPVAISEAVRLARQLGGEESPTFVNGLLARLKELKPTLLA; from the coding sequence GTGCCGGCTCGCTCCAAGGCCCGGAAACGGGCGCTCGACATCCTGTATGAGTCGGAGCTGCGCGGTCGACCTCGGTTGACGACCCTGGCCGAACGCGTGGCGGCCGCGGATCCTCCGGTCAACCCCTACACGGTGCGTCTGGTGGAGGGCGTCGAGGAGCACGCGGAGCGCATCGACGAGCTGTTGGACACCTACTCGCAGGGGTGGAGCCTGGAGCGGATGGCTCCAGTCGACCGCAACATCCTCCGGATCGGGGCGTTCGAGCTCCTCTACGCCGACGACGTGCCTGACCCGGTTGCCATCAGCGAGGCGGTCCGGCTGGCCCGACAGCTCGGCGGGGAGGAGTCGCCGACGTTCGTCAACGGCCTGCTCGCCCGCCTGAAGGAGCTCAAGCCCACGCTGCTGGCATAG
- a CDS encoding ABC transporter permease, with protein sequence MSLWEFLVDRREIVIFQGFQHASMVAQCVLVATVLAVALAIAVHRKPRAVGLATAATAVGLTIPSFALLGFLIAPLGIGVAPAVVALVFYATLPILRNAVVGLASVDSTIVDAARGMGMSWAHTVLRIELPLAWPVILAGIRVSTQMVMGIGAIAAYVSGPGLGGLIFSGLARLGGANAVNSALAGTLGVVVLALIFDAVLVLIGKLTVPRGIRA encoded by the coding sequence ATGAGCCTGTGGGAGTTTCTCGTCGATCGTCGCGAGATCGTGATCTTCCAAGGCTTCCAGCACGCGTCCATGGTGGCGCAGTGCGTCCTCGTGGCGACCGTCCTCGCCGTCGCTCTCGCGATCGCCGTGCACCGAAAGCCCCGGGCGGTCGGCCTGGCGACGGCGGCGACCGCCGTGGGACTGACCATTCCCTCCTTCGCCCTGCTGGGCTTCCTCATCGCGCCCTTGGGCATTGGCGTCGCTCCCGCCGTGGTCGCCCTCGTCTTCTACGCAACCCTGCCGATCCTCAGGAACGCGGTCGTGGGATTGGCCAGCGTCGACTCCACGATCGTCGACGCGGCGCGCGGCATGGGCATGAGCTGGGCTCACACCGTGCTTCGGATCGAGCTGCCCTTGGCCTGGCCGGTGATCCTGGCGGGGATTCGGGTCTCCACCCAGATGGTCATGGGCATCGGCGCGATCGCCGCCTATGTGTCGGGTCCGGGTCTGGGGGGACTCATCTTCAGCGGCCTGGCCCGTCTTGGAGGCGCGAACGCTGTCAATTCCGCCTTGGCGGGAACCCTCGGTGTGGTCGTGCTCGCCCTGATCTTCGACGCCGTGCTCGTGCTCATCGGCAAGCTCACTGTCCCGAGGGGGATCCGTGCCTGA